Below is a genomic region from Rhizobium sp. 9140.
GACGAGGGCGATGAGCGCTAGAGCGCCATCCGTCCTCCATGACGCGATGTGCCTGAACAGGATGCGAGACCTTCGGGTTTCCACGAAACCGACACAAATATTGGAACGACAAGACGATGGGTAAACCGCGCAAACCAAAAGGGCGGCCGGTCTCCGGCTGGCTGATCCTCGACAAACCGCTGGATTTCGGATCGACGGAGGCCGTCTCCAAGATCAAGTGGCTTTTCAAGGCGCAGAAGGCGGGACACGCCGGCACGCTCGATCCGTTGGCCTCCGGCATGCTGCCGATCGCGCTGGGAGATGCCACGAAGACCGTGCCCTACGTGATGGACGGGCGCAAGATCTACGAATTCACCGTCGCCTGGGGCGAAGAGCGCACGACCGACGATCTGGAAGGCGCGGTTGTCCAATCCTCCGAGAGCCGCCCGAGCGAGGAGGACGTCCGCGCCCTCCTGCCGAATTATACTGGCGTCATCGAGCAGGTCCCGCCGCAATTCTCCGCCATCAAGATCGCCGGCGAACGCGCCTACGATCTGGCGCGCGGCGGCGAGGTGCTTGATATTCCGTCGCGCGAAGTGGAGATTTTCCGCCTGTCGCTGCTCGGCTGCACGCCCCATCTCGCGCATTTCGAGATCGAGTGCGGCAAGGGTACCTATGTCCGCTCGCTCGCGCGCGATTTCGGCCGCGATCTCGGCTGCTTCGGTCACATCGCCTCGCTGCGCCGCTCCTTTGTCGCGCCCTTTGCCGAGGAGAAGATGGTGCCGCTGTCGCAACTGACGGCGCTCGAAGCCATCGAGAGCGACGAGGACCGGCTGGCGGCGCTCGACGCGTTCCTGATCGACACGGGTGAGGCCCTGTCGAACCTGCCGCATATCGCCATCAGCGAGGATCAGGCGCACCGCATCCGCATGGGCAACCCGATCATCCTGCGCGGTCGCGATGCGCCGCTCGCCGAAGACGAGGCCTATGCCACCGTTCGCGGCCGGCTGGTGGCCATCGGCGAGATTGGCGAAGGCGAATTCCGTCCCAAACGCGTCTTCAACACCGACTGACCCGGCCCTTCGCCGGCCTTTATCTGGCCCGCACTTTGGCCCGCACCTTTGGCCCGCACTTGGCCCAGACCGTCCGCTTCCGCGCGCACCAAGCCCGTGTCCTTCCAAACAGGGCGCGGGCATGGTGTAGTGGCGTGATTCGGGGCGTCGGCCTTCCCGGCCGGAAACGCCTTCCGGGTGAGGAGCGAGCCGGCGATCGTCGTCCGGAGCGGGGTCGAAAGGCGGCGCCTCCAGCGTGTCCAGACGGAGACGCGGCGCTGCGGGGGCGAGGGATCTTGGGTGTTGGGCTGAACAGAGGCTTGCGCCAACGAACCATCAGCGGGCTTTCGGGCCTGCGCAAACGCCTGCGCCGTCCTCTGGCCTTCTATCTCGCCGCCTTGCTGCTGGTGGCGATCATCCCGTCCTTCCTCTTTTCCATGGTGGTGCTGAAGCGCAGCATGGACGATCAGGAGCGCGTGGTCACCGCACTTCTGAAAGCCTCGACCGGCTCGGTGACGCGCGCCGTGGAGCGCGAGGTCGACGGCATGCTGACCACGCTGCGCGTGCTCGCCGCCACCCGGTCGCTCGAAAACGACGATCTCGGCGCCTTCTACCGGCGCGCCTCTTCGGCGCTTGCCGGCACGGGCATGAACCTCCTGATTATCGACCGCAGCTACCAGCAGTTGCTCAACACGCGCATTCCCTTCGGCCAGCCGCTCGGCCGCGCGTCCGATCCGGTCTCGGTCGATCAGGCGTTTCGAAGCGGCGTGCCCCTCGTCTCGCCGGTGTTCTTCGGGCGCACGGCGCAAACGTGGGTGTTCAACGTCTACCTCCCCGTCTTCTCGGCCGACCGGCGCGGCGACTATCTGATGACGCTGACGCGCGATGCGGTGTCGCTGGAGCGCTCGATCGGTCGTGATGTGCTGTCACCCGGCTGGAACGCCGCGATCATCGACGGGGCCGGCGATGTCGTGGCCGCCTCGGATCCGAAGGTCGAGCCCGGCAACCCGTTCTTCATGTCCATCGTGCCCTCCTTGCGTGTCGGCGTGGGCGAAGCGGACGAGGGTGGCACCCGCTACCGAACCGTCACGGAGTTCTCCGTGCTCAGCGGCTGGAAGATCGTCGCCTGGGCCAAAGCTTCCGATGTCGAAGCGGCCGCGCGTCGCTCCTATGCCTGGCTGGCCGGCGGTGCGCTGGTGTTCGCCGCCATTGCGCTTGGCATTTCGCTCGCCATCGCGCGTATGATGAGCCGGGGCGTGCGCCTGCTGGCGGACGACGCCCGCAGGCTCGGGCAGGGCAAGCCGGTCGCCCTGCGTCCGCATATGGTGGAGGAGGTGACGATCGTCTCGACCGCCCTTTCGGAAGCCGCGGAAGAACGGGCGCGGGCCGAGGCGGAAATCCGCTTCCTGATGCGCGAGGTGGCGCACCGTTCCAAGAACCAGTTGAGCGTCATCCAGTCCATGCTGAGCCAGTCCATGCCCAGCCAGTCTGGCGCATCGCCGGAAAGCCGGCAGGATTTCGTGGAAAGCTTCCGCCGCCGCGTCGCAGGCCTTGCACGTTCCACCGACCTGATGATCGCGAATGCGGCGCAGGGCATCGACATGGACGAGCTGGCGCACAATCAACTGCAGCCCTTCATCCCCGATGACGGCGATCGTTTCCACATCTCCGGCCCGCCGGTGCGGCTCGATACGCAGGTGTCGCAGACGCTGGGAATGGCGCTGCACGAGCTTGCCACCAACGCCACAAAATACGGCGCCCTCGCCAATGCGTACGGCCGGGTCGATCTCTTCTGGACCCTTGAGGAGGGTACGTTCCGCCTCGTCTGGCGCGAGAGCCTCGCCGACCTGACGCCGGAGATGCGGGCGCCCGGCCGCAAGGGCTTCGGCACGCTCGTGCTGGAGCGCATGCTCGGCATGTCGCTCGACGCGCGGCTGCAGCGGCTGATGCACGAGGACGGTATCGAGTGGCGGGTGGAGATCGACAGCGCCCGGCTGAACACGCCCGCACCCGGCGGCGGCAAGGACGCGGCGGCAGAGTAGGGCAGGGACACGCCCGGCCCGGCTGTCCTCGGGCCGGCTGTCCTCGGGCCGGCTGTCCTCGGGCGGGCTGTCCTCGGGCGGGCTGTCCTCGGGCGGGCTGTCCTTGGGCCGGCTGTCCTTGGGAATGCGGCTCTTTCCTTTCTGTCACGAATGCTTTATAGGCACCGCCAGCATAAGAACGGGCTTTAACGTGCCCGTCTCCTTCTGCCTTCAAGGCCGCAGCTAGACGACATCCCGGCTGCCGGCGACCCGCAATCCTTAAAATCGAAAGGATCACACGATGTCGATCACTGCAGAACGCAAGACCCAGCTCATCAAGGAATACGCAACCGCCGAAGGCGACACCGGTTCTCCGGAAGTCCAGGTGGCTATCCTGACCGAGCGGATCAACAACCTGACCGAACACTTCAAGGGCCACAAGAAGGACAACCACTCGCGTCGTGGCCTTCTCGCCATGGTTTCGAGCCGTCGTTCGCTTCTTGACTACCTCAAGAAGAAGGAAGAGGCCCGCTACACCAAGCTGATCACTTCCCTCGGCATCCGCCGTTAAGATCGTTCCCGGCGGGCGGCGTCTTCAGACGCTCGCCCGCCGGCCTCTTTTTACGGATGCGGTTTCCGCATCTCGACTGAAAGTCCACGAGCAGGCCGGACGTGCCGGACTGCAGAGCAACAGATGACCTGTCATGGGGCAGGATTGCAGGATGCTTCGGAGCCTCTTCAGGCTTCGTGAACCCGGAAGCCTCCCGTTGTCTTGCCCGTGATGCGTCGACCACGCAGGGCCGCCCGCGCCGTTCTTTACAAAGGCCTGCGGCGCGGCCTTGCCGCACAAATGTTAGGACAAGATATGTTCGATACCCATAGCGTCGAAATCGAATGGGCAGGCCGCCCGCTGAAGCTGGAAACGGGCAAGATCGCCCGCCAGGCCGACGGCGCCGTTCTCGCCACCTACGGCGAAACCGTCGTTCTCGCCACCGTCGTTTCGGCCAAGTCGCCCAAGCCCGGCCAGGATTTCTTCCCGCTGACCGTCAACTACCAGGAAAAGACCTATGCCGCCGGCAAGATTCCGGGTGGCTACTTCAAGCGCGAAGGTCGTCCAAGCGAGAAGGAAACGCTGGTTTCCCGCCTGATCGACCGTCCGATCCGCCCGCTCTTCCCGGAAGGCTACAAGAACGACACCCAGGTCGTCGTCACCGTCGTCCAGCACGACCTTGAAAACGATCCGGACGTGCTGTCGATGGTTGCAGCCTCGGCTGCGCTGACGCTCTCCGGCATCCCCTTCATGGGTCCGGTCGGCGGCGCGCGCGTCGGCTACATCAATGGCGAATACGTCCTGAACCCGCATCTCGACGAGATGGACGAATCGGTTCTCGACCTCGTCGTCGCCGGCACGCAGGACGCCGTCCTGATGGTCGAGTCCGAAGCCAAGGAACTGAACGAAGAGATCATGCTCGGCGCCGTCATGTTCGGCCACAAGGGCTTCCAGCCGGTCATCGACGCGATCATCAAGCTTGCCGAAGTGGCCGCCAAGGAACCGCGCGATTTCACGCCGGAAGATCATTCCGCCCTCGAAGCCGAAATGCTTCAGCATTTCGAAGCCGAGCTGCGCACCGCCTACAAGAACACCCAGAAGGCAGAGCGCTACGCAGCTGTCGATGCCGTCAAGGCCAAGGTGAAGGCACACTTCTTCCCGGAAGGCGCTGAGCCCAAGTACACGAGCGAAGTCATCGGTGCCGTCTTCAAGCACCTGCAGGCCAAGATCGTTCGCTGGAACATCCTCGACACCAAGAGCCGTATCGACGGCCGCGATCTCGACACGGTCCGCAAGATCGTCTCGGAAGTCGGCATCCTGCCGCGCACCCACGGCTCGGCGCTCTTCACCCGCGGCGAAACGCAGGCGATCGTCGTCGCCACGCTCGGCACCGGCGAAGACGAACAGTACGTCGACAGCCTGACGGGCATGTACAAGGAGCGCTTCCTGCTCCATTACAACTTCCCGCCCTACTCGGTTGGCGAGACGGGCCGCATGGGCTCCCCGGGCCGTCGCGAAATCGGCCACGGCAAGCTCGCATGGCGCGCCATCCGTCCGATGCTCCCGAGCCCGGACCAGTTCCCCTACACGCTGCGCGTCGTCTCCGAGATCACCGAATCGAACGGCTCGTCCTCGATGGCCACCGTTTGCGGCACCTCGCTGGCACTGATGGATGCGGGCGTTCCGCTGACAAAGCCGGTCGCCGGCATCGCCATGGGCCTGATCCTCGAAGGCGACCGTTTCGCGGTTCTCTCCGACATCCTGGGTGACGAAGACCACCTCGGCGACATGGACTTCAAGGTTGCAGGCACGGACGCCGGCATCACCTCGCTGCAGATGGACATCAAGATCGCCGGTATCACCGAAGAGATCATGAAGGTCGCGCTCAGCCAGGCACAGGGCGGCCGCAAGCACATCCTCAACGAGATGGCCAACGCCATCACCGAAGGCCGCAGCCAGCTCGGCGAATTCGCACCGCGCATCGAAGTCATGCAGATCCCGGTCGACAAGATCCGGGAAGTTATCGGCTCCGGCGGCAAGGTCATCCGCGAAATCGTCGAGAAGACCGGCGCCAAGGTCAACATCGAAGACGACGGCACGATCAAGATCGCATCCTCTTCCGGCAAGGAAATCGAAGCGGCCCGCAAGTGGATCCACTCGATCGTCGCAGAACCGGAAGTCGGCCAGATCTACGAAGGCACCGTTGTGAAGACCGCCGACTTCGGCGCCTTCGTCAACTTCTTCGGCCCGCGTGACGGCCTCGTGCATATCTCGCAGCTCGCCTCCGACCGCGTTGCCAAGACCTCCGACGTCGTCAAGGAAGGCGACAAGGTCTGGGTCAAGCTGATGGGCTTCGACGAGCGCGGCAAGGTGCGCCTGTCCATGAAGGTCGTCGATCAGGCGACTGGCAAGGAAGTCAGCGAAAAGGGTGGCGAAGCCGCCGAATAAGGCGAACCGCCGAACTTTGACAGGAAGGGCGCGGGGCGTTGATCGCTCCGCGCCCTTCTTGCATGATCACGAAAGCGGCCCCTTGGCCGCGACAAGAAGAACACCGCTGGTATCCCGATGAGATCCGGCACGACGGGCAGCCGCAAGAGGCCGCCGAAGAGGCAAGACGCAATGACGAGCGACAAGGTCAAGACCCTGTTTCATCCCTTCGACAGCGGCGTGCTGTCGCCGCCGGGCGAAGGCGAACGCGTCCTCTTCCTGGCCGCCGAAACCGGCTACCGGCTGCCGGAAGGCTTCGATGCGGACCTCGTCTGCGTCCAGCCGAACCGCCCCGCCTACCGCGCGCTGGTGTCTGCCGGCGCCACCGTCACCCCCTTCGTCGAGGGCGACGATTATGCTGCAACGCTGATCCTCTGCGGCAAGCACCGCGGCGAGAACGAGAACCGTATTGCCGAGGCGCTGAAGCGCACCCGCATCGGCGGCGTCATCGTCGTTGCCGGCACCAAGGAAGACGGTATCCAGTCGCTGCGCAAGCGCATCGGTGCGCTGGAGTGGGGCGGCGACAGCATGCCGAAATATCACGGCGTCGCCTTCTGGTTCGCGCGTCCCGAGGACCCGGCAGCCGAAATCGAACGCTTCGCATCCACCTCGGTTCGCGTCGAGGGTCGGTTCGATGCCGCCCCCGGCATGTTCTCGCACGACCGGATCGACGGCGCCTCGGAACTGCTGGCCTCGCGCCTGCCGACGGACTTCGCCGGCCACGCCGCCGATTTCGGCGCCGGCTGGGGCTACCTCTCGGTGATGCTCGCCGAACGCGCGCCCGGCGTCAAAGGCATCGACCTGTTTGAGGCCGACTATCACGCGCTGGAGGCGGCCCGTGGCAATCTGAAGGCCAATGCGCCGAAGGTGCCCACACGCTTCCACTGGCAGGACCTGACGCAGGAAACACCGCGCGATCATTACGACCTCGTCGTCATGAACCCGCCCTTCCACGAGACCCAGGCCGCCGATCCTGCCTTGGGAGCCGCCATGATCGCCATGGCCGCCAAGTCGCTGAAAGCCGGCGGTCGCCTCATGCTCGTCGCCAACCGCGGCCTTCCCTACGAGCCGACGATGAACGCAGCCTTCAAGGAATGGGGCGAAACCTGCCGGAATGCGCGGTTCAAGGTGCTGTGGGGCCGGAAGTAGGCCTGATTCGGGTCGCATCTATCATGCAAAAGGCGCCGCGAGATGATCGCGGCGCCTTTTGCCATTCAATTTCGCAATTGGCTGTCGGCATCGATCACGAGGCCCTGCAAATCTGTTACTGCGGTACGGCGCTTGAGAATGGCGGCAATTGAACATCCATCGACAGGCGCACCTCCTCGATACCCTCCATCTTCCTGATGCGGGAGGCCACAGTCTCTTCCGCCTCGCCGTAAATCGCGCCGATATCCGGCATGACAGACATGACGATGAATCCCTGGCTGGACATCGTGTCTGCAATCGCTCGGGTGGCATCTATGTGATGATCGTCGACCACGACGGCATAGCTAAGCTTGCTCATAGTCTACCTCTTCTGCATCTGATGTGCATATGTGACACAATAAGTAGGAATATGGGTAGCGAAATCAACTCACGGCGCAGGTGGCGCCGCTACGAGCCCCGCTCCTACATCCCTGACATTATACGGCAGCTTTCGTGAATGAGCTTTTAAAGCGTTCCAGAGCGCTCTTCCGCGCAGGCTTGGATCGCTCTCGGCCCATAATGCTGCCACGCCCGCTGCATGGGGACATGCCATGCTCGTGCCGCTGTTGGTGGTGTAGAGACGGGGACGCGGAACGCTCGAAAAGATGTTCACGCCCGGTGCAACGAGATCGAGTTCGCCACCATCCGGATTGATCCCGCCGTTCGAGAAGCTGGCAGGCTTGTAAAGCGGGTCGACCGCGCCGACCGCAAGAATTGACGGAACATTGGCCGGCCAGCCGACCGGCGCGATGGCATTGAAGGTCCGGTTGCTCTCGTTTCCTGCCGCAGCCATGATCAGGCAGCTATTGTCGAGCGCTATCTTTGCGAGTCTCTCATGGGCGCGACTGTAGGAGGCGCCAGGTTGAACCGGACTTCCCAAAGACATCGAAATGATCTCACACCGCTGTTCGATGGCCCAACGGATGCCCGTAATGATGTCACGCTCCGCACCGAAACCACGATTATTCAGAACCTTCCCGATATAAAGGGAGGCATCCGGCGCCACGCCGTATCGCGGGACGCCCGGGGAGCGGGCTCGTCCGGCTGCCGTCCCGGCACAGTGCGTTCCGTGCCCCTGGGCGTCCATGATATCTTCGCCGTTTACGAAAGAGCGCGTGACGATCGACCGTCCCTTGAAGTCTGGATGGTCAAGGTCAATCCCGGTGTCCAGAATGGCAATGCGAATGCCAAGCCCGGTGTAGGGCGACTCCCATGCTTTCGTTGCGCCCACACCCCATGTGTGTTCCGTCGTGTCCCGATACTCTTGCTGGGAGAAGAGAAAGAATTCCGGACGTGCTTCGAGGACAATATCATCCCTTAGCAGTTCAGCCATGACGCCAGCAGACCGACCAGACCTGGCCGGGGTAAAGAGGGCAACGCCGATATCTTCAAAAAGGAGGGTATGTTCACCTTTGATCGAGCGGGAACCTTCGAAAGACGGGATAATATGAACCTGAGATTGTGTACGCGCTGTCAGGAGATCGACGCTTTCTCCGACAGAGGCCCCGTCATCAAGGGTGACGAGAATCGACCCCGTCAGGCGAGGCAGCAGGCTGTCCAGCAGAGGCCCGCTGTCTGCCAGGACACCGTCTTCTGACCCGACCTTACCGCTATGTCCGTTTCCGATAACCATGAATTCCCCCTGCGCTGAACCAGCGTGAGAGACTACAAGTTAAATTTCAGGTTGCAATAAACCGCTCCTGCCGAAACGGCTACCTGGAACTGCAGCGGGTTGTATCGGGTCACTCCCCGTCAGCGTTCCGCAACGTTTCCAGCACCGGCATCGACGTGATGTTGTAGCCGGAATCCACATAGTGGATCTCTCCCGTCACGCCGGAGGCGAGGTCGGAGAGGAGGTAGAGAGCGGAATTGCCGACGTCGTCGATGGTGACGGTGCGGCGCAGCGGCGCGTTCTTCTGGTTCCAGGAGAGCATGGCGCGCGCGTCGGAGATGCCGGCGCCGGCCAGGGTGCGGATGGGGCCGGCGGAGATTGCGTTGACGCGGATGCCACGGGGGCCGTAATCGGCGGCAAGATAGCGCACGGAGGCTTCAAGAGCGGCCTTGGCAACACCCATCACGTTGTAGTTCGGCATCACGCGAACCGAGCCGCCATAGGTCAGGGTCAGCATGGAGCCGCCCTCCGTCATCATCTCGGCCGCGCGGCGCGCGATCTCGGTGAAGGAGAAGCAGGAGATGACCATGGTCCGGCTGAAATTGTCGCGGCTCGTATCGGCGTAGAGGCCCTTCAACTCGTTCTTGTCGGAAAAGCCGATGGCGTGGACGATGAAATCCAGGCTGCCCCAGCGCTCTTTCAGTGTCTCGATGACGGTGTCGACGGAGGCGAGGTCCTCGACGTCGCAGGGCAGCAGCAGGTCGGAGTCCAGCTGTGCCGCCAGAGGCTTCACGCGCTTGCCGAGCGCCTCGCCCTGATAGGTGAAGGCAAGCTCCGCACCTTCGCGCGAAAGCGCCTGGGAGATGCCCCAGGCGATAGAATGGCTGTTGGCAACGCCCATGATGAGCCCGCGCTTGCTCGACATCAGACCGGTCATGGCGACTTACCCGTTATAACGCTGGAAAACGAGCGTGGCATTGGTGCCGCCGAAGCCGAAGGAGTTCGAGAGCACGGTGTCGATCTTCGCATCGTCGATGCGCTTGCGAACGATCGGGACGCCGTCGAATTCCGGATCGATTTCGGTGATATGCGCGCTCTCGCCGATGAAGCGTTCCTGCATCATGAGCAGCGCATAGATCGATTCCTGAACGCCGGCAGCACCCAGCGAGTGGCCCGTCAGCGACTTGGTCGACTGGACCGGCGGGATCTTCGCCCCGAAGACCTCGCGGATGGCGCCGATTTCCTTGCTGTCGCCGACCGGCGTCGAGGTGCCGTGCGTATTGATGTAGTCGATTTCCGTCTTCACGGTGGCCATCGCCTGCCGCATGCAGCGGATGGCGCCTTCGCCCGAGGGAGCAACCATGTCGTAGCCGTCGGAGGTGGCGCCGTAGCCGGTCAGCTCGGCATAGATCTTCGCGCCACGGGCCTTGGCGTGTTCCAGCTCTTCGAGCACCAGCACGCCGGCGCCGCCGGCGATGACGAAGCCGTCGCGGGAAACGTCATAGGCGCGCGAGGCGGTCGCGGGCGTGTCGTTGAACTTCGAGGACATGGCGCCCATTGCGTCGAACAGGTTCGACATGGTCCAGTCGAGATCCTCGTGGCCGCCGGCGAACATGATGTCCTGCTTGCCCCACTGGATCATTTCCGCGGCATTGCCGATGCAATGCGCCGAAGTCGAACAGGCCGACGAGATCGAGTAATTGACGCCGTGGATCTTGAACCAGGTGGCCAGCGTCGCCGACGCGGTCGAGGACATGGCCTTGGGCACCGCGAACGGGCCGATGCGCTTCGGGCTGTTGTTCTTGCGGGTGATGTCGGCGGCTTCGATCAGCGTCCGGGTGGACGGTCCGCCCGAGCCCATGATGATGCCGGTCCGCTCGTTGCCGGAGATGTCGCTGTCCTCGAGGCCGGAATCGGCGATCGCCTGCTTCATCGCCACATGGTTCCAGGCCCCGCCCTGCGACAGGAAACGCGCCGCGCGCCGATCGACCAGATCCGTCGTGTCGAGGTCGGGAGAGCCCCAGACCTGGCAACGGAACCCGTGCTCGGCAAAATCGCTGGAAAAGCTGATACCGGAGCGCGCATCGCGCAGCGAAGCCGTAACTGCTTCGGCGTCGTTCCCGATGGAGGAAACGATACCAAGACCCGTGACAACAACCCGTCTCATCTCGATGACCTTTTCTTGAAGTGAACTGGAAAAAGCGCCTGCGATCCGTCAAGGATCAGGCGGCCTTCTCCTTCGACAGGCCGACGCGAAGATCCGTTGCCTGGTAGATGGTTTCGCCGTCGGCCTTCAGCCAGCCGTCCGCGATGCCGAGCACCAGCCGGCCGCGCATCACGCGCTTGAAGTCGATGCCATATTCTAGCAGCTTGGTATCGGGAAGAACCATGCCCTTGAACTTGACCTCGCCGGTGGACAGAGCCATGCCGCGGCCCGGCTCGCCGAGCCAGCCGAGGAAGAAGCCCGTCAGCTGCCACATGCCGTCAAGGCCAAGGCAGCCGGGCATGATGGGATTGCCGGGGAAGTGGCAGGGGAAATACCAGTCGTCCGGCTTTACGTCATACGCGGCGCGGATATAGCCCTTGTCGAAGGTGCCACCCGTTTCGGAAATGTCCGTGATGCGATGGACCATCAGCATCGGCGGAAGCGGCAACTGCGCATTGCCGGGGCCGAACAGTTCGCCCCGCGCGCAACGCAGGATGTCGTCGTAGCCGTAGCTGGATTGTCTGGTCGTCATGAACCTCTGGTGTCTCCGCCAAGATGTCTTTGGTTAGCCCGGTTGCGAACCAGGTCTTGCTTTTGCCGAGCCGCTCGACCCGTCGTTCTCTCGCCGTCCGGGACATGCCGGCTTTGGCCTATATCCGCAGTCGCATAGCGCATGATACCGAAAACAACCAGTAGCAATTGCCATATCGTCATTTTTTCGCGGCCTTTTATCCTCCGGGGCGGGTCAGGCACCTTTATGTGTATTGAAAGGCCGGCCGACCAA
It encodes:
- the truB gene encoding tRNA pseudouridine(55) synthase TruB, which gives rise to MGKPRKPKGRPVSGWLILDKPLDFGSTEAVSKIKWLFKAQKAGHAGTLDPLASGMLPIALGDATKTVPYVMDGRKIYEFTVAWGEERTTDDLEGAVVQSSESRPSEEDVRALLPNYTGVIEQVPPQFSAIKIAGERAYDLARGGEVLDIPSREVEIFRLSLLGCTPHLAHFEIECGKGTYVRSLARDFGRDLGCFGHIASLRRSFVAPFAEEKMVPLSQLTALEAIESDEDRLAALDAFLIDTGEALSNLPHIAISEDQAHRIRMGNPIILRGRDAPLAEDEAYATVRGRLVAIGEIGEGEFRPKRVFNTD
- a CDS encoding sensor histidine kinase, translated to MRQRTISGLSGLRKRLRRPLAFYLAALLLVAIIPSFLFSMVVLKRSMDDQERVVTALLKASTGSVTRAVEREVDGMLTTLRVLAATRSLENDDLGAFYRRASSALAGTGMNLLIIDRSYQQLLNTRIPFGQPLGRASDPVSVDQAFRSGVPLVSPVFFGRTAQTWVFNVYLPVFSADRRGDYLMTLTRDAVSLERSIGRDVLSPGWNAAIIDGAGDVVAASDPKVEPGNPFFMSIVPSLRVGVGEADEGGTRYRTVTEFSVLSGWKIVAWAKASDVEAAARRSYAWLAGGALVFAAIALGISLAIARMMSRGVRLLADDARRLGQGKPVALRPHMVEEVTIVSTALSEAAEERARAEAEIRFLMREVAHRSKNQLSVIQSMLSQSMPSQSGASPESRQDFVESFRRRVAGLARSTDLMIANAAQGIDMDELAHNQLQPFIPDDGDRFHISGPPVRLDTQVSQTLGMALHELATNATKYGALANAYGRVDLFWTLEEGTFRLVWRESLADLTPEMRAPGRKGFGTLVLERMLGMSLDARLQRLMHEDGIEWRVEIDSARLNTPAPGGGKDAAAE
- the rpsO gene encoding 30S ribosomal protein S15, producing MSITAERKTQLIKEYATAEGDTGSPEVQVAILTERINNLTEHFKGHKKDNHSRRGLLAMVSSRRSLLDYLKKKEEARYTKLITSLGIRR
- the pnp gene encoding polyribonucleotide nucleotidyltransferase encodes the protein MFDTHSVEIEWAGRPLKLETGKIARQADGAVLATYGETVVLATVVSAKSPKPGQDFFPLTVNYQEKTYAAGKIPGGYFKREGRPSEKETLVSRLIDRPIRPLFPEGYKNDTQVVVTVVQHDLENDPDVLSMVAASAALTLSGIPFMGPVGGARVGYINGEYVLNPHLDEMDESVLDLVVAGTQDAVLMVESEAKELNEEIMLGAVMFGHKGFQPVIDAIIKLAEVAAKEPRDFTPEDHSALEAEMLQHFEAELRTAYKNTQKAERYAAVDAVKAKVKAHFFPEGAEPKYTSEVIGAVFKHLQAKIVRWNILDTKSRIDGRDLDTVRKIVSEVGILPRTHGSALFTRGETQAIVVATLGTGEDEQYVDSLTGMYKERFLLHYNFPPYSVGETGRMGSPGRREIGHGKLAWRAIRPMLPSPDQFPYTLRVVSEITESNGSSSMATVCGTSLALMDAGVPLTKPVAGIAMGLILEGDRFAVLSDILGDEDHLGDMDFKVAGTDAGITSLQMDIKIAGITEEIMKVALSQAQGGRKHILNEMANAITEGRSQLGEFAPRIEVMQIPVDKIREVIGSGGKVIREIVEKTGAKVNIEDDGTIKIASSSGKEIEAARKWIHSIVAEPEVGQIYEGTVVKTADFGAFVNFFGPRDGLVHISQLASDRVAKTSDVVKEGDKVWVKLMGFDERGKVRLSMKVVDQATGKEVSEKGGEAAE
- a CDS encoding class I SAM-dependent methyltransferase — translated: MTSDKVKTLFHPFDSGVLSPPGEGERVLFLAAETGYRLPEGFDADLVCVQPNRPAYRALVSAGATVTPFVEGDDYAATLILCGKHRGENENRIAEALKRTRIGGVIVVAGTKEDGIQSLRKRIGALEWGGDSMPKYHGVAFWFARPEDPAAEIERFASTSVRVEGRFDAAPGMFSHDRIDGASELLASRLPTDFAGHAADFGAGWGYLSVMLAERAPGVKGIDLFEADYHALEAARGNLKANAPKVPTRFHWQDLTQETPRDHYDLVVMNPPFHETQAADPALGAAMIAMAAKSLKAGGRLMLVANRGLPYEPTMNAAFKEWGETCRNARFKVLWGRK
- a CDS encoding S8 family peptidase; amino-acid sequence: MVIGNGHSGKVGSEDGVLADSGPLLDSLLPRLTGSILVTLDDGASVGESVDLLTARTQSQVHIIPSFEGSRSIKGEHTLLFEDIGVALFTPARSGRSAGVMAELLRDDIVLEARPEFFLFSQQEYRDTTEHTWGVGATKAWESPYTGLGIRIAILDTGIDLDHPDFKGRSIVTRSFVNGEDIMDAQGHGTHCAGTAAGRARSPGVPRYGVAPDASLYIGKVLNNRGFGAERDIITGIRWAIEQRCEIISMSLGSPVQPGASYSRAHERLAKIALDNSCLIMAAAGNESNRTFNAIAPVGWPANVPSILAVGAVDPLYKPASFSNGGINPDGGELDLVAPGVNIFSSVPRPRLYTTNSGTSMACPHAAGVAALWAESDPSLRGRALWNALKAHSRKLPYNVRDVGAGLVAAPPAP
- the fabI gene encoding enoyl-ACP reductase FabI, whose protein sequence is MTGLMSSKRGLIMGVANSHSIAWGISQALSREGAELAFTYQGEALGKRVKPLAAQLDSDLLLPCDVEDLASVDTVIETLKERWGSLDFIVHAIGFSDKNELKGLYADTSRDNFSRTMVISCFSFTEIARRAAEMMTEGGSMLTLTYGGSVRVMPNYNVMGVAKAALEASVRYLAADYGPRGIRVNAISAGPIRTLAGAGISDARAMLSWNQKNAPLRRTVTIDDVGNSALYLLSDLASGVTGEIHYVDSGYNITSMPVLETLRNADGE
- the fabB gene encoding beta-ketoacyl-ACP synthase I — encoded protein: MRRVVVTGLGIVSSIGNDAEAVTASLRDARSGISFSSDFAEHGFRCQVWGSPDLDTTDLVDRRAARFLSQGGAWNHVAMKQAIADSGLEDSDISGNERTGIIMGSGGPSTRTLIEAADITRKNNSPKRIGPFAVPKAMSSTASATLATWFKIHGVNYSISSACSTSAHCIGNAAEMIQWGKQDIMFAGGHEDLDWTMSNLFDAMGAMSSKFNDTPATASRAYDVSRDGFVIAGGAGVLVLEELEHAKARGAKIYAELTGYGATSDGYDMVAPSGEGAIRCMRQAMATVKTEIDYINTHGTSTPVGDSKEIGAIREVFGAKIPPVQSTKSLTGHSLGAAGVQESIYALLMMQERFIGESAHITEIDPEFDGVPIVRKRIDDAKIDTVLSNSFGFGGTNATLVFQRYNG
- the fabA gene encoding 3-hydroxyacyl-[acyl-carrier-protein] dehydratase FabA, with translation MTTRQSSYGYDDILRCARGELFGPGNAQLPLPPMLMVHRITDISETGGTFDKGYIRAAYDVKPDDWYFPCHFPGNPIMPGCLGLDGMWQLTGFFLGWLGEPGRGMALSTGEVKFKGMVLPDTKLLEYGIDFKRVMRGRLVLGIADGWLKADGETIYQATDLRVGLSKEKAA